One region of Scophthalmus maximus strain ysfricsl-2021 chromosome 13, ASM2237912v1, whole genome shotgun sequence genomic DNA includes:
- the LOC118317660 gene encoding serine/arginine-rich splicing factor 11 isoform X1, giving the protein MNSNTHVIQVTNVSPSTTSEQMRTLFGFLGNIEELKLFPPDDSPLPVTSRVCFVKFLESESVGVSQHLTNTVFVDRALIVVPFAEGVIPDESKAMSLLAPANAVAGMMPGGGLLPTPNPLAAMGGTPFGGLGAPNMEQMAAMGMQGPNMNPQALSADFLKLMQSMDPKLNPLAAGLNLNPGLKSDASNKEIEEAMKRVREAQSLISAAIEPGNKKDDKRKHSRSRSRSRRRRSRSRSRHRRSKSRSRRRSHSRNRRRSKSPRRRRSHSRDRTRRSRSRDRRKEEKSKKRSKTPPKSYSSARRSRSISRRHRRSRSASRSPKRKPTRSPSPRRHKKEKKKDKEREKERDRDRREDRDRSRDERERSASKKKKSKDKDKEKDKERERDRKSDSEKGDVKVTRDYDEEEQGYDSEKEREEEEDDDNERKSDSDSASSPKGQKEMERSEGQIPKKSKLNGDDHHQEDMEMSD; this is encoded by the exons ATGAACTCCAACACGCACGTTATTCAGGTGACGAACGTCTCGCCGAGCACGACGTCCGAGCAGATGCGGACTCTGTTCGGATTCCTCGGGAACATAGAGGAGCTCAAGCTGTTTCCACCCGA tgactCTCCCTTGCCTGTGACTTCACGTGTCTGTTTTGTAAAGTTCCTCGAGTCTGAATCGGTGGGCGTTTCCCAACACCTGACAAACACCGTCTTTGTGGACAGAGCCTTGATCGTGGTCCCTTTTGCTGAAG GAGTCATTCCTGATGAATCTAAAGCTATGTCGCTGTTGGCTCCAGCCAATGCCGTGGCAGGAATGATGCCTGGCGGAGGCCTTCTTCCAACACCCAATCCTCTGGCAGCA ATGGGAGGGACGCCATTCGGAGGTCTCGGCGCTCCCAACATGGAGCAAATGGCTGCCATGGGAATGCAAGGACCAAACATGAACCCCCAG GCTCTTTCCGCAGACTTCCTGAAGCTCATGCAGTCCATGGATCCCAA ATTGAATCCATTAGCGGCCGGGCTGAACTTGAACCCAGGGCTCAAGAGCGACGCCTCCAACAAGGAGATTGAAGAGGCCATGAAGAGAGTCCGAGAGGCCCAGTCTCTCATTTCTGCAGCGATCGAACCCGGAA ataAGAAAGATGACAAGCGTAAACATTCCCGCTCTCGTTCGCGGTCTCGGCGCCGGCGGTCCAGATCTCGCTCAAGACACAG ACGTTCGAAGAGCAGGTCTCGGCGGAGGTCCCATTCGAGGAATAGGAGGAGGTCCAAGAGCCCACGAAGGAGGAGGTCCCACTCCCGGGATAGAACCCGCCGCAGTAGATCGAG ggacaggaggaaggaggaaaaatcTAAGAAAAGGTCCAAAACGCCTCCCAAGAGCTACAGCAGTGCCAGGAGATCTCGAAGCATCAGTCG GAGGCACAGGCGAAGCCGCAGTGCGTCTCGCTCCCCCAAGAGGAAGCCAACCAGGTCTCCGTCGCCCAGACG tcacaagaaggagaagaagaaggacaaggaGCGTGAGAAGGAGCGGGAccgagacaggagggaggacagggaCCGCAGCAGAGACGAAAGAGAACGTTCCGccagtaaaaagaagaagagcaaggacaaggacaaggaaaAGGACAAGGAACGAGAGCGAGACCGCAAGTCTGACAGTGAGAAAGGAGACGTTAAG GTGACCCGGGATTATGATGAGGAGGAGCAAGGTTATGAcagtgaaaaggaaagagaggaggaggaggacgacgacaacGAGAGGAAGAGCGACTCCGACTCGGCCTCGTCCCCCAAAGGCCAGAAGGAGATGGAGCGATCCGAGGGCCAAATTCCCAAAAAGTCCAAACTAAACGGAGACGATCACCATCAGGAAGATATGGAGATGAGTGATTAA
- the LOC118317660 gene encoding serine/arginine-rich splicing factor 11 isoform X2, whose product MNSNTHVIQVTNVSPSTTSEQMRTLFGFLGNIEELKLFPPDDSPLPVTSRVCFVKFLESESVGVSQHLTNTVFVDRALIVVPFAEGVIPDESKAMSLLAPANAVAGMMPGGGLLPTPNPLAAMGGTPFGGLGAPNMEQMAAMGMQGPNMNPQALSADFLKLMQSMDPKLNPLAAGLNLNPGLKSDASNKEIEEAMKRVREAQSLISAAIEPGNKKDDKRKHSRSRSRSRRRRSRSRSRHRSRRRSHSRNRRRSKSPRRRRSHSRDRTRRSRSRDRRKEEKSKKRSKTPPKSYSSARRSRSISRRHRRSRSASRSPKRKPTRSPSPRRHKKEKKKDKEREKERDRDRREDRDRSRDERERSASKKKKSKDKDKEKDKERERDRKSDSEKGDVKVTRDYDEEEQGYDSEKEREEEEDDDNERKSDSDSASSPKGQKEMERSEGQIPKKSKLNGDDHHQEDMEMSD is encoded by the exons ATGAACTCCAACACGCACGTTATTCAGGTGACGAACGTCTCGCCGAGCACGACGTCCGAGCAGATGCGGACTCTGTTCGGATTCCTCGGGAACATAGAGGAGCTCAAGCTGTTTCCACCCGA tgactCTCCCTTGCCTGTGACTTCACGTGTCTGTTTTGTAAAGTTCCTCGAGTCTGAATCGGTGGGCGTTTCCCAACACCTGACAAACACCGTCTTTGTGGACAGAGCCTTGATCGTGGTCCCTTTTGCTGAAG GAGTCATTCCTGATGAATCTAAAGCTATGTCGCTGTTGGCTCCAGCCAATGCCGTGGCAGGAATGATGCCTGGCGGAGGCCTTCTTCCAACACCCAATCCTCTGGCAGCA ATGGGAGGGACGCCATTCGGAGGTCTCGGCGCTCCCAACATGGAGCAAATGGCTGCCATGGGAATGCAAGGACCAAACATGAACCCCCAG GCTCTTTCCGCAGACTTCCTGAAGCTCATGCAGTCCATGGATCCCAA ATTGAATCCATTAGCGGCCGGGCTGAACTTGAACCCAGGGCTCAAGAGCGACGCCTCCAACAAGGAGATTGAAGAGGCCATGAAGAGAGTCCGAGAGGCCCAGTCTCTCATTTCTGCAGCGATCGAACCCGGAA ataAGAAAGATGACAAGCGTAAACATTCCCGCTCTCGTTCGCGGTCTCGGCGCCGGCGGTCCAGATCTCGCTCAAGACACAG GTCTCGGCGGAGGTCCCATTCGAGGAATAGGAGGAGGTCCAAGAGCCCACGAAGGAGGAGGTCCCACTCCCGGGATAGAACCCGCCGCAGTAGATCGAG ggacaggaggaaggaggaaaaatcTAAGAAAAGGTCCAAAACGCCTCCCAAGAGCTACAGCAGTGCCAGGAGATCTCGAAGCATCAGTCG GAGGCACAGGCGAAGCCGCAGTGCGTCTCGCTCCCCCAAGAGGAAGCCAACCAGGTCTCCGTCGCCCAGACG tcacaagaaggagaagaagaaggacaaggaGCGTGAGAAGGAGCGGGAccgagacaggagggaggacagggaCCGCAGCAGAGACGAAAGAGAACGTTCCGccagtaaaaagaagaagagcaaggacaaggacaaggaaaAGGACAAGGAACGAGAGCGAGACCGCAAGTCTGACAGTGAGAAAGGAGACGTTAAG GTGACCCGGGATTATGATGAGGAGGAGCAAGGTTATGAcagtgaaaaggaaagagaggaggaggaggacgacgacaacGAGAGGAAGAGCGACTCCGACTCGGCCTCGTCCCCCAAAGGCCAGAAGGAGATGGAGCGATCCGAGGGCCAAATTCCCAAAAAGTCCAAACTAAACGGAGACGATCACCATCAGGAAGATATGGAGATGAGTGATTAA
- the LOC118317660 gene encoding serine/arginine-rich splicing factor 11 isoform X3 encodes MSLLAPANAVAGMMPGGGLLPTPNPLAAMGGTPFGGLGAPNMEQMAAMGMQGPNMNPQALSADFLKLMQSMDPKLNPLAAGLNLNPGLKSDASNKEIEEAMKRVREAQSLISAAIEPGNKKDDKRKHSRSRSRSRRRRSRSRSRHRRSKSRSRRRSHSRNRRRSKSPRRRRSHSRDRTRRSRSRDRRKEEKSKKRSKTPPKSYSSARRSRSISRRHRRSRSASRSPKRKPTRSPSPRRHKKEKKKDKEREKERDRDRREDRDRSRDERERSASKKKKSKDKDKEKDKERERDRKSDSEKGDVKVTRDYDEEEQGYDSEKEREEEEDDDNERKSDSDSASSPKGQKEMERSEGQIPKKSKLNGDDHHQEDMEMSD; translated from the exons ATGTCGCTGTTGGCTCCAGCCAATGCCGTGGCAGGAATGATGCCTGGCGGAGGCCTTCTTCCAACACCCAATCCTCTGGCAGCA ATGGGAGGGACGCCATTCGGAGGTCTCGGCGCTCCCAACATGGAGCAAATGGCTGCCATGGGAATGCAAGGACCAAACATGAACCCCCAG GCTCTTTCCGCAGACTTCCTGAAGCTCATGCAGTCCATGGATCCCAA ATTGAATCCATTAGCGGCCGGGCTGAACTTGAACCCAGGGCTCAAGAGCGACGCCTCCAACAAGGAGATTGAAGAGGCCATGAAGAGAGTCCGAGAGGCCCAGTCTCTCATTTCTGCAGCGATCGAACCCGGAA ataAGAAAGATGACAAGCGTAAACATTCCCGCTCTCGTTCGCGGTCTCGGCGCCGGCGGTCCAGATCTCGCTCAAGACACAG ACGTTCGAAGAGCAGGTCTCGGCGGAGGTCCCATTCGAGGAATAGGAGGAGGTCCAAGAGCCCACGAAGGAGGAGGTCCCACTCCCGGGATAGAACCCGCCGCAGTAGATCGAG ggacaggaggaaggaggaaaaatcTAAGAAAAGGTCCAAAACGCCTCCCAAGAGCTACAGCAGTGCCAGGAGATCTCGAAGCATCAGTCG GAGGCACAGGCGAAGCCGCAGTGCGTCTCGCTCCCCCAAGAGGAAGCCAACCAGGTCTCCGTCGCCCAGACG tcacaagaaggagaagaagaaggacaaggaGCGTGAGAAGGAGCGGGAccgagacaggagggaggacagggaCCGCAGCAGAGACGAAAGAGAACGTTCCGccagtaaaaagaagaagagcaaggacaaggacaaggaaaAGGACAAGGAACGAGAGCGAGACCGCAAGTCTGACAGTGAGAAAGGAGACGTTAAG GTGACCCGGGATTATGATGAGGAGGAGCAAGGTTATGAcagtgaaaaggaaagagaggaggaggaggacgacgacaacGAGAGGAAGAGCGACTCCGACTCGGCCTCGTCCCCCAAAGGCCAGAAGGAGATGGAGCGATCCGAGGGCCAAATTCCCAAAAAGTCCAAACTAAACGGAGACGATCACCATCAGGAAGATATGGAGATGAGTGATTAA